In one Misgurnus anguillicaudatus chromosome 1, ASM2758022v2, whole genome shotgun sequence genomic region, the following are encoded:
- the itih2 gene encoding inter-alpha-trypsin inhibitor heavy chain H2 isoform X1 encodes MKPPVLLLCVLLFCQSWAFEFVIDGEWESQLSGSLDQYHQSGRHRRNILTSEEEEDFEAIQGNDITVKSYKMESRITSRFVHTTVKSSVVNSGSSAQSIGFNVQIPKRAFINNFTMNVNGITFVGSVKEKAVARNLYAQARARGKAAGIVRTNSQAMETFKTEVHVPPGSKVEFELHYQEMLQRKLGFYQHTLHIQPGRLVPLLQVDVYIYEPKGIKSVSASNTLGEQFAELTRITHTKDKAHLVFKPTLQQQRKCENCTDSAVDGTLTITYDVERESNAGELQVSDGHFIHFFAPSDLSPLSKNIVFVIDVSGSMWGLKMKQTVEAMKAILDDLSMDDYFSVIDFNHNVRCWSEDLMPATSIQVDEAKKYIQNIKPNGGTNINEALLRAVQMLVKASSRGVLDPRSVSMIILFSDGDPTVGEIKLSTIQKNVKRVMREEFSLFSLGIGFDVDFDFLERISLDNRGVAQRIFANHDTSEQLKEFYSQVSAPLLRSITIHFPDSDVSDVTQNRFDKFFRGSELVVAGKVQPTDLTTLQSYITASAANMNLNIQTDTDIGELDSVLNTQQHSFPGFARQMWAYITVNQLLAERALAPSAIKKRKITQRIVALAVEHQFVTPLTAMLVESQDQEIAERLIADSPKDSKHGCCSATATLLNGQTLEHVVYQPPPWILPTSAPNEVKKGDQESIIPGQITPGQIIPGHISSVDNDPHFIIHLPKTNMDICFNIDSKPGHILNLISDTGKGITINGQLVGAKKMKNNKINTYFGTISIYSRTDAVQVIVGTNRIDLMEGRNNHSFSWGATTELMLKGMKITIVKEQQVTVTTDDGISVMVLLHRAWKKHPVQVDFLGFYMPNDNKYSSQVHGLIGQFTQEPQVKVYDVHKGADPKKKEAVMEVKGNKLAVTRGWQKDYRIDKKQGSDVYCWFVHNNGKGFIDGSYTNYILPELDSFLPSL; translated from the exons ATGAAGCCTCCGGTTCTTCTACTTTGTGTCCTGCTCTTTTGTCAGAGCTGGGCTTTTGAGTTTGTCATCGATGGAGAGTGGGAAAGTCAATTG TCAGGTTCGTTGGATCAGTATCACCAATCTGGAAGACACAGG aGGAACATTTTGACCAGTGAGGAGGAAGAGGATTTTGAG GCTATTCAAGGCAATGACATCACTGTTAAGAGCTATAAGATGGAGAGCAGGATAACGTCACGATTCGTTCACACCACAGTCAAGAGCTCTGTGGTTAACTCGGGCTCCAGCGCACAGAGCATCGGCTTCAACGTCCAAATCCCCAAACGTGCCTTTATCAACAACTTCAC CATGAACGTAAATGGGATCACATTTGTTGGGTCTGTAAAGGAGAAAGCAGTTGCGAGAAACCTTTACGCTCAAGCAAGAGCCCGTGGGAAAGCTGCTGGTATTGTCAG GACTAACTCTCAAGCAATGGAGACCTTTAAGACAGAGGTGCATGTTCCTCCTGGCAGCAAGGTGGAGTTTGAGCTACACTATCAAGAAATGTTGCAGAGGAAACTGGGCTTTTACCAGCACACCCTGCACATCCAGCCTGGACGCCTTGTGCCTTTGCTACAA GTTGATGTTTATATATATGAACCCAAAGGCATTAAGTCTGTCTCCGCCTCTAACACACTAGGAGAACAATTTGCAGAATTGACCAGAATCACCCACACCAAAGACAAAGCCCATTTAGTGTTCAAACCAACACTACAGCAGCAGCGTAAGTGTGAAAACTGCACAGACAGCGCTGTGGATGGCACCTTGACCATCACATATGATgtcgagagagagagcaatgcTGGAGAACTGCAG GTGTCTGATGGTCATTTCATTCACTTCTTTGCACCTTCTGATCTTTCGCCTCTCtccaaaaacattgtttttgtgATTGATGTCAGTGGCAGCATGTGGGGATTGAAGATGAAACAG ACTGTTGAGGCAATGAAGGCTATTCTGGATGATCTATCAATGGATGACTACTTCAGTGTCATAGACTTCAATCACAACGTCCGCTGCTGGAGTGAAGACCTGATGCCGGCTACCTCCATCCAGGTGGATGAGGCCAAAAAGTATATTCAGAATATCAAACCTAATGGag GTACAAACATCAACGAGGCTCTACTGAGAGCAGTGCAGATGCTGGTGAAAGCATCCAGTAGGGGCGTGCTCGACCCCCGTTCTGTTTCTATGATCATCCTGTTTTCTGATGGAGACCCAACAGTAG GAGAAATAAAGTTAAGCACTATTCAGAAGAACGTGAAGCGTGTGATGAGAGAGGAGTTTTCTCTCTTCTCCCTTGGTATCGGCTTCGACGTGGACTTTGACTTCCTGGAGCGAATTTCCTTGGACAACAGGGGCGTCGCCCAGAGGATCTTTGCCAATCATGATACATCAGAGCAATTAAAG GAATTCTATAGCCAGGTCTCCGCTCCTCTCCTCAGGTCCATCACCATCCACTTCCCTGATAGTGACGTAAGCGACGTGACTCAGAACCGTTTTGACAAGTTCTTCCGTGGTTCTGAGCTGGTAGTAGCTGGAAAAGTTCAACCAACAGACCTCACAACGCTGCAAAGCTATATCACTGCCTCTGCT GCCAACATGAACCTTAACATCcagacagacacagatattGGGGAGCTGGACTCTGTGCTCAACACACAACAGCATTCCTTCCCTGGCTTCGCTCGACAAATGTGGGCTTACATCACTGTCAATCAACTTCTAGCCGAACG CGCTCTAGCTCCTAGTGCAATTAAAAAGCGTAAGATCACTCAGAGGATTGTGGCTTTGGCTGTGGAGCATCAGTTTGTGACCCCTCTGACTGCCATGCTGGTAGAAAGTCAGGACCAGGAGATAGCTGAGCGACTTATCGCCGACTCGCCCAAAGACTCCAAACACGGCTGTTGCTCAG cTACAGCTACATTATTAAATGGACAAACTCTTGAACATGTAGTCTATCAGCCTCCTCCGTGGATTCTGCCCACATCTGCCCCCAATGAAGTCAAGAAAGGAGATCAAGAAAGTATCATTCCTGGGCAAATCACTCCTGGGCAAATCATTCCTGGGCACATCAGTTCTG TGGACAATGATCCTCACTTTATCATACACTTGCCTAAGACCAACATGGACATCTGCTTTAACATCGACTCCAAACCTGGGCACATCCTCAACTTGATTTCAGACACTGGAAAGG GTATTACAATCAATGGTCAGTTGGTGGGGGCTAAGAAGATGAAGaacaacaaaataaacacatactTTGGTACCATCTCTATATACTCCAGAACAGACGCCGTGCAGGTCATAGTTGGAACAAACAGGATTGATCTGATGGAAGGCAGGAACAATCATTCCTTCTCTTGGGGAGCAACAACTGAACTGATGCTAAAAGG GATGAAGATTACCATAGTGAAGGAGCAACAGGTTACCGTGACGACCGATGATGGTATTTCAGTGATGGTGCTGCTGCATCGAGCATGGAAGAAACATCCCGTGCAGGTGGACTTCCTGGGCTTTTACATGCCAAATGACAACAAATACTCCTCGCAAGTTCATGGTCTCATTG GTCAGTTTACACAGGAACCACAGGTGAAAGTGTACGACGTGCATAAAGGAGCAGATCCAAAAAAGAAAGAGGCCGTAATGGAGGTGAAAGGCAACAAACTGGCCGTCACCAG GGGTTGGCAGAAGGACTACAGAATTGACAAGAAACAAGGTTCAGATGTCTACTGCTGGTTTGTCCATAACAACGGAAAAGGCTTTATTGATGGAAGTTACACCAACTATATCCTCCCTGAGCTAGACAGCTTCTTGCCTTCTCTCTGA
- the itih2 gene encoding inter-alpha-trypsin inhibitor heavy chain H2 isoform X2, giving the protein MKPPVLLLCVLLFCQSWAFEFVIDGEWESQLSGSLDQYHQSGRHRRNILTSEEEEDFEAIQGNDITVKSYKMESRITSRFVHTTVKSSVVNSGSSAQSIGFNVQIPKRAFINNFTMNVNGITFVGSVKEKAVARNLYAQARARGKAAGIVRTNSQAMETFKTEVHVPPGSKVEFELHYQEMLQRKLGFYQHTLHIQPGRLVPLLQVDVYIYEPKGIKSVSASNTLGEQFAELTRITHTKDKAHLVFKPTLQQQRKCENCTDSAVDGTLTITYDVERESNAGELQVSDGHFIHFFAPSDLSPLSKNIVFVIDVSGSMWGLKMKQTVEAMKAILDDLSMDDYFSVIDFNHNVRCWSEDLMPATSIQVDEAKKYIQNIKPNGGTNINEALLRAVQMLVKASSRGVLDPRSVSMIILFSDGDPTVGEIKLSTIQKNVKRVMREEFSLFSLGIGFDVDFDFLERISLDNRGVAQRIFANHDTSEQLKEFYSQVSAPLLRSITIHFPDSDVSDVTQNRFDKFFRGSELVVAGKVQPTDLTTLQSYITASAANMNLNIQTDTDIGELDSVLNTQQHSFPGFARQMWAYITVNQLLAERALAPSAIKKRKITQRIVALAVEHQFVTPLTAMLVESQDQEIAERLIADSPKDSKHGCCSATLLNGQTLEHVVYQPPPWILPTSAPNEVKKGDQESIIPGQITPGQIIPGHISSVDNDPHFIIHLPKTNMDICFNIDSKPGHILNLISDTGKGITINGQLVGAKKMKNNKINTYFGTISIYSRTDAVQVIVGTNRIDLMEGRNNHSFSWGATTELMLKGMKITIVKEQQVTVTTDDGISVMVLLHRAWKKHPVQVDFLGFYMPNDNKYSSQVHGLIGQFTQEPQVKVYDVHKGADPKKKEAVMEVKGNKLAVTRGWQKDYRIDKKQGSDVYCWFVHNNGKGFIDGSYTNYILPELDSFLPSL; this is encoded by the exons ATGAAGCCTCCGGTTCTTCTACTTTGTGTCCTGCTCTTTTGTCAGAGCTGGGCTTTTGAGTTTGTCATCGATGGAGAGTGGGAAAGTCAATTG TCAGGTTCGTTGGATCAGTATCACCAATCTGGAAGACACAGG aGGAACATTTTGACCAGTGAGGAGGAAGAGGATTTTGAG GCTATTCAAGGCAATGACATCACTGTTAAGAGCTATAAGATGGAGAGCAGGATAACGTCACGATTCGTTCACACCACAGTCAAGAGCTCTGTGGTTAACTCGGGCTCCAGCGCACAGAGCATCGGCTTCAACGTCCAAATCCCCAAACGTGCCTTTATCAACAACTTCAC CATGAACGTAAATGGGATCACATTTGTTGGGTCTGTAAAGGAGAAAGCAGTTGCGAGAAACCTTTACGCTCAAGCAAGAGCCCGTGGGAAAGCTGCTGGTATTGTCAG GACTAACTCTCAAGCAATGGAGACCTTTAAGACAGAGGTGCATGTTCCTCCTGGCAGCAAGGTGGAGTTTGAGCTACACTATCAAGAAATGTTGCAGAGGAAACTGGGCTTTTACCAGCACACCCTGCACATCCAGCCTGGACGCCTTGTGCCTTTGCTACAA GTTGATGTTTATATATATGAACCCAAAGGCATTAAGTCTGTCTCCGCCTCTAACACACTAGGAGAACAATTTGCAGAATTGACCAGAATCACCCACACCAAAGACAAAGCCCATTTAGTGTTCAAACCAACACTACAGCAGCAGCGTAAGTGTGAAAACTGCACAGACAGCGCTGTGGATGGCACCTTGACCATCACATATGATgtcgagagagagagcaatgcTGGAGAACTGCAG GTGTCTGATGGTCATTTCATTCACTTCTTTGCACCTTCTGATCTTTCGCCTCTCtccaaaaacattgtttttgtgATTGATGTCAGTGGCAGCATGTGGGGATTGAAGATGAAACAG ACTGTTGAGGCAATGAAGGCTATTCTGGATGATCTATCAATGGATGACTACTTCAGTGTCATAGACTTCAATCACAACGTCCGCTGCTGGAGTGAAGACCTGATGCCGGCTACCTCCATCCAGGTGGATGAGGCCAAAAAGTATATTCAGAATATCAAACCTAATGGag GTACAAACATCAACGAGGCTCTACTGAGAGCAGTGCAGATGCTGGTGAAAGCATCCAGTAGGGGCGTGCTCGACCCCCGTTCTGTTTCTATGATCATCCTGTTTTCTGATGGAGACCCAACAGTAG GAGAAATAAAGTTAAGCACTATTCAGAAGAACGTGAAGCGTGTGATGAGAGAGGAGTTTTCTCTCTTCTCCCTTGGTATCGGCTTCGACGTGGACTTTGACTTCCTGGAGCGAATTTCCTTGGACAACAGGGGCGTCGCCCAGAGGATCTTTGCCAATCATGATACATCAGAGCAATTAAAG GAATTCTATAGCCAGGTCTCCGCTCCTCTCCTCAGGTCCATCACCATCCACTTCCCTGATAGTGACGTAAGCGACGTGACTCAGAACCGTTTTGACAAGTTCTTCCGTGGTTCTGAGCTGGTAGTAGCTGGAAAAGTTCAACCAACAGACCTCACAACGCTGCAAAGCTATATCACTGCCTCTGCT GCCAACATGAACCTTAACATCcagacagacacagatattGGGGAGCTGGACTCTGTGCTCAACACACAACAGCATTCCTTCCCTGGCTTCGCTCGACAAATGTGGGCTTACATCACTGTCAATCAACTTCTAGCCGAACG CGCTCTAGCTCCTAGTGCAATTAAAAAGCGTAAGATCACTCAGAGGATTGTGGCTTTGGCTGTGGAGCATCAGTTTGTGACCCCTCTGACTGCCATGCTGGTAGAAAGTCAGGACCAGGAGATAGCTGAGCGACTTATCGCCGACTCGCCCAAAGACTCCAAACACGGCTGTTGCTCAG CTACATTATTAAATGGACAAACTCTTGAACATGTAGTCTATCAGCCTCCTCCGTGGATTCTGCCCACATCTGCCCCCAATGAAGTCAAGAAAGGAGATCAAGAAAGTATCATTCCTGGGCAAATCACTCCTGGGCAAATCATTCCTGGGCACATCAGTTCTG TGGACAATGATCCTCACTTTATCATACACTTGCCTAAGACCAACATGGACATCTGCTTTAACATCGACTCCAAACCTGGGCACATCCTCAACTTGATTTCAGACACTGGAAAGG GTATTACAATCAATGGTCAGTTGGTGGGGGCTAAGAAGATGAAGaacaacaaaataaacacatactTTGGTACCATCTCTATATACTCCAGAACAGACGCCGTGCAGGTCATAGTTGGAACAAACAGGATTGATCTGATGGAAGGCAGGAACAATCATTCCTTCTCTTGGGGAGCAACAACTGAACTGATGCTAAAAGG GATGAAGATTACCATAGTGAAGGAGCAACAGGTTACCGTGACGACCGATGATGGTATTTCAGTGATGGTGCTGCTGCATCGAGCATGGAAGAAACATCCCGTGCAGGTGGACTTCCTGGGCTTTTACATGCCAAATGACAACAAATACTCCTCGCAAGTTCATGGTCTCATTG GTCAGTTTACACAGGAACCACAGGTGAAAGTGTACGACGTGCATAAAGGAGCAGATCCAAAAAAGAAAGAGGCCGTAATGGAGGTGAAAGGCAACAAACTGGCCGTCACCAG GGGTTGGCAGAAGGACTACAGAATTGACAAGAAACAAGGTTCAGATGTCTACTGCTGGTTTGTCCATAACAACGGAAAAGGCTTTATTGATGGAAGTTACACCAACTATATCCTCCCTGAGCTAGACAGCTTCTTGCCTTCTCTCTGA
- the itih5 gene encoding inter-alpha-trypsin inhibitor heavy chain H5, whose amino-acid sequence MNSPRSRFCLQAARRVPRQLRTTLTKETKPHILELSVQTTIISRYAFTAVSCSMFNRHSAATQGVFQFYIPTAAYISNFTMIVGGRVFPSQVKAKEKKIKKEGGESNGKPKSKDTPEQSEGEMELFRMAVTIPGRNKAMFFLTYEELLQRRLGYYKHVTSIRPMQLVSKLSVAITIVEHSRITYLEVLPLKNGKTPASNGKTPASNGNGNVGPPLSTEIKQNETFCKITFTPNIAQQAKIATNGMLGDFVVQYDVEREFGIGDIQVQDGHFVHYFAPKDLPVVPKNVVFVIDTSASMLGTKMRQTKDALFTILRELRPNDHFNFVTFSNRIRVWQPGKLVPVTPNNVRDAKKFIYMISPTGGTDINNGIQTSSALLRDYLSSKDETHHNSVSLIIFLTDGRPTVGVVQSPTIIGNTKAAVQEKFCIFTIGMGDDVDYKLLERMSLENCGTMRRIPEDADASAMLKGFYAEIGTPLLSDIRVEYSEDAAEYITQNLFTNYFNGSELVVAGKLTNRSSDSLHVQVTAINSERSIKLEKEVSLREQEQVTERRLAEAEVGANADSYVERLWGYLSVKDGLKGRIRSQTSEERENYTEHARNLSLTYNFFTPLTQMIVEQPKVLADGTLAEAEPTEAPPPPESSSQLSDDDNSLTPQSLYRNAPAKPSTGVVQATSGGNKLKTSVTLSKTSADGDPHFVVEFPHSKLTVCFNINGEPGHILRLVSDHKNSGVTVNGALIGAPAPVGSHKEQRTYFSTITIVANKPSRSYIEVTTQKVILDGRDRMILPSSSSISVETANLGVVLIANENLTVTIQGTIKFVILFHHYKNPAPYQRDHLGFYIANSKGLSKETHGLLGQFMNEDVTLTHIPGNFSMAGKNSTHETQEKNTTLTSFPALKLKDRTVTVMKKSRRIYSGKQTVDCWFAKNNAAKLIDGQYNDYVVSHLFDTGYGANGTNTH is encoded by the exons ATGAATTCACCACGATCTCGTTTTTGTCTACAGGCTGCTCGTAGGGTTCCGCGCCAGTTGAGAACGACGTTAACCAAG GAGACTAAACCGCATATTCTGGAGCTTTCGGTCCAGACCACCATCATCTCCCGCTATGCCTTCACGGCAGTGTCCTGCAGCATGTTTAATAGACACTCGGCTGCTACTCAGGGAGTTTTTCAGTTCTACATCCCCACTGCTGCATACATCTCTAACTTTACCAT GATTGTGGGAGGACGTGTCTTTCCCAGCCAGGTGAAGGCCAAAGAGAAGAAGATAAAGAAGGAAGGTGGAGAAAGTAATGGCAAACCGAAGAGCAAAGACACACCAGAGCAGAG TGAGGGTGAGATGGAGTTGTTTCGCATGGCGGTTACTATCCCTGGACGCAACAAAGCCATGTTCTTCCTGACCTACGAAGAGCTGCTACAGAGACGATTGGGCTATTATAAACATGTGACCAGTATTCGGCCAATGCAGTTGGTCAGCAAACTCAGTGTGGCTATTACCATTGTGGAGCACTCTCGCATTACTTACCTAGAAGTCCTACCACTAAAAAATGGCAAAACTCCAGCCTCCAATGGCAAAACTCCAGCCTCCAATGGCAATG GTAATGTGGGACCACCACTTTCCACGGAAATTAAACAAAACGAAACCTTCTGCAAGATCACATTCACTCCCAACATCGCCCAGCAAGCCAAGATTGCCACCAATGGCATGCTGGGAGATTTTGTGGTCCAGTATGATGTAGAGAGAGAATTTGGCATTGGGGATATACAG GTTCAAGATGGACATTTCGTGCACTACTTTGCTCCCAAAGACCTGCCTGTCGTGCCTAAGAACGTTGTATTCGTGATTGATACCAGCGCCTCTATGCTTGGGACTAAAATGAGACAG ACCAAGGACGCTCTGTTCACAATCCTACGCGAGCTGCGTCCCAACGATCACTTCAATTTTGTCACTTTTTCCAATCGCATCCGTGTGTGGCAGCCTGGCAAGCTGGTGCCTGTCACACCCAACAATGTACGGGATGCCAAGAAGTTCATCTACATGATTTCACCCACTGGAG GCACTGATATTAACAATGGTATTCAGACGAGCTCAGCTTTGTTAAGGGACTACCTGTCCAGCAAAGATGAGACCCATCACAACAGCGTCTCGCTCATCATCTTTCTCACTGATGGCCGGCCAACAGTGGGAGTGGTCCAGAGCCCAACCATCATTGGAAACACTAAAGCTGCAGTGCAAGAGAAATTCTGCATCTTCACGATTGGGATGGGTGATGATGTGGACTACAAGTTGTTGGAGAGGATGTCCCTAGAGAACTGCGGAACCATGAGGAGAATCCCAGAAGATGCTGATGCCAGTGCCATGCTCAAAGG CTTCTACGCTGAAATTGGCACACCGCTGTTATCTGACATCCGAGTTGAATACTCTGAGGATGCTGCGGAGTACATCACCCAAAATCTTTTCACAAACTACTTCAACGGCTCCGAACTCGTGGTTGCCGGAAAACTGACCAATCGCAGCTCAGACTCACTGCACGTCCAAGTAACAGCCATCAACAGTGAGCGAAGCATTAAGCTAGAGAAAGAAGTGTCTTTACGTGAACAGGAGCAAGTCACCGAAAGACGGCTGGCAGAGGCGGAAGTCGGTGCAAATGCGGATAGTTATGTAGAACGACTGTGGGGATACCTGAGCGTTAAAGATGGACTAAAGGGGCGAATCCGCAGCCAAACAAGTGAAGAAAGAGAAAACTACACAGAACATGCGAGAAATCTTTCATTGACGTATAACTTCTTCACACCACTGACGCAAATGATAGTGGAACAGCCCAAAGTTTTGGCCGATGGAACTTTAGCAGAGGCGGAGCCCACCGAAGCCCCGCCTCCTCCTGAATCATCCAGTCAGCTGTCGGACGATGACAACAGTCTAACGCCCCAGAGCCTTTACAGAAATGCACCAGCCAAGCCAAGTACTGGAGTCGTCCAGGCAACAa GTGGTGGTAACAAACTCAAAACGTCTGTCACCTTATCCAAAACATCCG CTGATGGTGATCCTCATTTTGTGGTGGAGTTTCCCCACAGTAAACTGACAGTGTGTTTCAACATCAATGGAGAGCCAGGCCACATTCTGAGACTGGTGTCTGATCATAAAAACTCTG GTGTGACTGTGAATGGCGCTCTGATCGGTGCTCCGGCCCCAGTCGGCAGTCATAAAGAACAGCGGACGTACTTCAGCACCATTACTATAGTAGCCAACAAGCCGAGTCGATCTTACATAGAGGTGACCACACAGAAGGTCATACTGGACGGCCGTGACCGAATGATCCTTCCATCTAGCTCCAGTAtatctgttgaaactgcaaacCTGGGGGTGGTACTCATTGCTAACGAAAATCTCACAGTGACCATTCAAGGAACCATCAAATTCGTCATCCTGTTTCACCATTATAAAAATCCAGCCCCCTACCAGAGAGATCACCTGGGCTTCTACATCGCCAACAGTAAGGGACTGAGCAAAGAAACACATGGGTTGTTAG GTCAGTTCATGAACGAGGACGTCACATTGACCCATATCCCAGGAAACTTCAGCATGGCTGGAAAAAACAGCACACACGaaacacaagaaaaaaataccacGCTGACCAGTTTTCCCGCGTTGAAGCTAAAGGATCGAACGGTCACCGTCATGAAGAAAAGCAGGCGAATCTACTCTGGAAAGCAGACGGTAGACTGCTGGTTTGCCAAAAACAACGCAGCTAAATTGATTGACGGACAGTACAATGATTATGTGGTGTCACACCTGTTTGACACAGGATACGGGGCTAATggaacaaacacacactga